gccattgacttccatagtgttTTTTTCCGTACTTTAGAAGttaatggctaccgtcaactgtttgttTCCCAACATtcttgaaattattattttttgggttaagcagaagaaagaaacgacctgaggatgagtaaatgatgatagaattaTGGGTGAATCATccctttaaattgtaatcaatTCAAAGCATATTCTGCAATGAATCCTTTGATACAGTGAACAGATCTTTGACAGCCATTTTCAACCATTTAGGGTTGGGacacttctttttttaaatatatatttcttcattTGTCGTAGCTACGTTTATTTGACAATAAATTCAGCATGATCTTTCTGCTCTGTTTTTCCTGCCAGGAATCCACCCGACTATCATTTCCGAGTCCTTCCAGAAGGCCGTAGATAAAGGTGTGGAGATCCTGATTTCCATCAGTCAGCCGGTGCAGCTCAGTGACCGAGAGACTCTTCTGAACAGCGCCACCACCTCGCTCTGCTCTAAGGTGGTGTCTCAATATTCCAGTCTCCTCGCGCCCATGAGCGTCGACGCCGTCATGAAAGTCATCGACCCCGCCACCGCCACCGGCGTAGATCTCCGCAATATCCACATTGTCAAGAAACTCGGGTGAGGCACAGGATAGAATTTAAATATTGCTCGGTCAGTTATTAGGCCGCACACGTTTGTAGTTTCTCTTTGCAAAGCAAATTCattgctgtgtttgtgtgcgcaGAGGGACCATTGATGACTGTGAGATGGTGGATGGTCTGGTGTTGACTCAGAGGGTGGTGAAGACTGGAGTGTCCCGTGTGGAGAAGGCCAAAATCGGCCTCATTCAGTTCTGCCTGTCCCCACCTAAAACTGATGTATGTGATCATGCTTTAAACTGATATATAAAAGCAGCCATTGGTGTTCAGGGTTAATGGGTTTGTGTGATGCTTCTGTCGGGACAGATGGACAATCAGATTGTGGTGTCAGACTACGCTCAGATGGACCGTGTGCTCCGGGAGGAGAGAGCTTACATCCTCAATCTGATCAAACAGATTAAGAAGGCCGGCTGCACTGTGCTGCTCATCCAGAAATCCATCCTGAGGTACAAAATCACCACAAAACGCTATCACACTGTCACTGTTTAAGTTGAATCTTAAATATAAGCTAGttaaactatataaatattgttgtagaacattttatattatatatagaatatattttctCTATGTGTATGTGCATATATAGACACAAAATTGTTTTATGTTATAAACCGTAACTAAAAGGgatagtttttatttgtatgttaaattatgtaatataaaatgtatcagGCACCTGTCAGAGGTTCTCATGGTGTTTGTGATTGCTCTTTCAGAGATGCTCTGAGTGATCTGGCCGTTCACTTCCTGAATAAGATGAAGATCATGGTGGTCAAAGACATTGAGAGAGAGGACATTGAATTCATCTGCAAGGTATGACCAGCAGATCCTGCACTGTCATGAaactattaaatgttttatttttcttttatgatgCATATGAGTGTTAAGTTTGTCTCATATCTAATAATAGTGCCTGTCAAActtaagtttttttcttttctcccaTCAGACTATTGGCACCAAACCTATAGCTCATATTGACCAGTTCACTCCAGAGATGCTGGGAACTGCAGAGCTAGCAGAAGAGGTTAGCCTGGACGGATCTGGCAAACTAGTGAAGGTAACCTACATTTTATAACCCAGATGCATCTGCATGCATCTCCAGCtgaacatgttttgtttttctcatgcATACAGGATGAGGAACATAATTTACAAATTGATATTTGCTTAAGCAGTTATTTATTGACAGATACTCCAGATGCAGAGATGCATGTTCTGGATAATGACAGCAGTGTTTGATTTGTGTTTGTAGATCACAGGATGTGTAAATCCAGGAAAGACGGTCAGTATTGTCGTCCGTGGTTCCAACAAACTAGTGATTGAGGAGGCAGAGCGATCCATCCATGACGCCCTCTGCGTCATCCGCTGTCTGGTCAAGAAGAGGTAACAAAGCTCGCAAGAGACTCCAGTGATTTTATGGATTTCTCAACACaaaagaattattattaatcgTAAGCTGAATAAATTGGCTGATATTTGACTATTTCCAGCTGTGGTATGATTTAGTAACAGttgcattaaaggaatagttcactcaaaaatgaaattttgctgaaaattgactcgcccttaggccatccaatatgtagatgagttttttttttttttttttcttcatgggaacataTTTGCAGAAAAGTAGCATTTCATAAATTGCTCAccgatggatcctctgcagtgaatgggtgccgtcagaatgagagaccaaacagctgataaaaacatcacaatccacaagtaatccataccACTTCAGTCcttcagttaatgtcttgtgaagcaaaaagctgtgtgtttgcaagaaacaaatAGATATTAACAAACGGATATTTccagctaaaatacgagtctTCTATCCATAATGTTTTCTCCAGTGGAAAAAGtagtctggtctgaatcaggagagaaatgtgcacagatcaagcaccgtttaccaGCCAAAACTGTTCTAAACACATATGTGGgtttattttgatgtgagaggacaacagtgatttactggaggaagcgttattattaattttgaactggtattttggccagaagaaATGGTTTGAATTTAAAACGCCTCAATTAtagttttgtttcttacaaacacgcagcttgtcaagtcattaattgatggactggagtggtgtggattacttgtgacgtttttatcagctgtttggactctcattctaacggcacccattcactgcagaggatccattgctgagcaagtgataatgctacatttcttcaaatctgttctgagGAAGGAACAAAcgcatctacatcttggatggccatTTTCAGCGATTTGTTTTTGGGGTGAAACCTTTCAGGTCTTGTAGTCGGTAAAAGCTGTTTGCTAACTGCTCCTCTTCCTGTGCGTCTGCAGGGCCCTGATCGCTGGCGGTGGAGCTCCAGAGATTGAGCTGGCACTGAGGTTGGCAGAATATTCCCGCAGTCTGGGCGGCATGGAGGCGTACTGTGTGCGTGCGTACGCTGATGCCCTCGAGATCATTCCCTCAACTCTGGCAGAGAACGCTGGTCTTAATCCCATCTCTACAGTCACGGAGCTGCGCAACAGACACGCACAGGGAGAGAAAACGGCCGGGATTAACGTCCGCAAGGTGTGACTTTCAATCAATAGTTCTCAATAGTGCTGCATACTGACAAAACCCTCCAAAAATGTAATGCGTCTTTTGGTCTCTCAGGGTGGGATCTCTAACATCCTGGAGGAGCTGGTCGTTCAGCCTTTGCTGGTCTCCATCAGCGCACTCACCCTCGCCACTGAAACGGTCCGCAGCATCCTCAAGATTGATGATCTCGTGAGTGATTTGCTATGTCTAATAAGTATTTGAGTATTTAAAGGACCCTAAAATTAGCACTGATGTTGACTGTAAATACACAAGCATTAATGACTCGTCTCTTCTGCAGGTGAACACGCGATAAAGTGAATGTGATTAGTGAAGGAAGATCCAACCCCACGCTAGCACCCCGATAAGACCAACTGATCTGTCGCTGTATGTTGCTGTTACCTGGAGTAATTtaataaaacgttttttttttgacacAGTAACtcttgtcttttgttgttatttggCTTTGATATTCGTGGTCCATGTAGTACTTATTTACATGGTGCATGTCGAGGTCAGTGTATTAGTGCATGTCAGTAAGTTTAGTCTTGTTAGCTAATCGTCTTATCTGATCAGAGACAGGGCTCTGCTCCAAGGCCTGAGAAAGTCTGAAATCAAGATCTGACGATTCGCAATTGTAATCAACAACCTTGTGAGTTAAAACCCggttttgcattgtttttttaagatataaaataatacaccAGAATGGAAAACAGGATCACAGTTTTTGCCTAATTTGGCCTAAAGCAATAAACTTGTATTTCCCATATAGATcaaagcagattttttttttttttttacatttcttaacTTACTAATGTATCAGGGTTGACTACAATttgtgttaaattaaatttcatttcTTTGATGTCTGTGTCATGGAAtattctatttctttttttttttaattaatattttccgCAACCAAGATGGTCCAGTTCAGTTCTATCTTATGATTTTGTTGAATACAGATATTTAAGATAATTGGAGGTGGAACTTGCCAAAATTAGCATATTTGGGTGTGATATGCATTTAAAACCAgctagattaatttttttaacatgtatttactgtaaTGTAATTGGACACTAGCCATGGAAAATAGCATCTGATTTCTTGGTTTCAAATTTAAATGgacatataattaataataataatggaagGGAAGTCACGGGAAACAAAATGCCATGCAAATGTTTTAGGGCATATCTAATTATGTTTTGgttattgatcattttttatttgttacttTATTAACTATTTATTACTACAATCAATGTGGTCAGAATTGACGTTATCTGATGATTTTGTTGAATACAGATAGAGTTGTGAAGTCAAGACCTTTGAGGTAGAACAGGCCTGagaacaaaaccagtctttaagtatcacaggtatatttgtagcaatagccaacaatacattgtatgggtcaagattatcgatttttcttttatgccaaaaatcattaggatattaagaaaagatcatgttccatgaagatatttcgtAAATTTCCTACGGTACATAAAGCAAAACTTTTTACTAGTATTATGCATTGccaaggacttaatttggacaacttaaatggtgaatttgttttttttgcaccctcagattgcagacttagttgcatctcggccaaatagTGTCCCATCCTAAcaaaaccatacatcagtggagagcttatttattcagttttcagataATGTGAAAATATGGACCCCTATGACTGATTTTGTTGTGTCCATCCTATATTTTAAGTGtttaaaactagcta
The genomic region above belongs to Onychostoma macrolepis isolate SWU-2019 chromosome 01, ASM1243209v1, whole genome shotgun sequence and contains:
- the cct4 gene encoding T-complex protein 1 subunit delta, which translates into the protein MPQAIAAANGSRHKGGAYVDRDKPAQIRYSNISAGKAVADAIRTSLGPKGMDKMIQDGKGDVTITNDGATILKQMQVLHPAAKMMVELSKAQDIEAGDGTTSVVVIAGSLLDACSKLLQKGIHPTIISESFQKAVDKGVEILISISQPVQLSDRETLLNSATTSLCSKVVSQYSSLLAPMSVDAVMKVIDPATATGVDLRNIHIVKKLGGTIDDCEMVDGLVLTQRVVKTGVSRVEKAKIGLIQFCLSPPKTDMDNQIVVSDYAQMDRVLREERAYILNLIKQIKKAGCTVLLIQKSILRDALSDLAVHFLNKMKIMVVKDIEREDIEFICKTIGTKPIAHIDQFTPEMLGTAELAEEVSLDGSGKLVKITGCVNPGKTVSIVVRGSNKLVIEEAERSIHDALCVIRCLVKKRALIAGGGAPEIELALRLAEYSRSLGGMEAYCVRAYADALEIIPSTLAENAGLNPISTVTELRNRHAQGEKTAGINVRKGGISNILEELVVQPLLVSISALTLATETVRSILKIDDLVNTR